A section of the Castanea sativa cultivar Marrone di Chiusa Pesio chromosome 12, ASM4071231v1 genome encodes:
- the LOC142619157 gene encoding aspartic proteinase CDR1-like — protein sequence MASSVKFHSCFLVASILSYYVIVLLAKAHNVPQAQLIPDRNDNLMKFSIGTPPVDIYGSIDTGSNLVWTQCLPCDACFKQIHPMFDSKRSSTYREISCQSEECRILLDETTCSPQNICNYKYGYVSGLTKGVLAKEKVTINSTSGQAVSFDIAFGCAHNTSSFHYEGPGMGIIGLGAGPLSFVSQIGSKRFSYCMLPYGTDPSITSKISFGNGSEVVGDGVVSTPFVGGDQYYVTLEGISVGDTYVPFNSSGKVSKGNICIDSGSPPLTLPPDFYDRLVVEVKEQISIDPIKNDTLLGTRLCYRTEITNENGPILTVHFVGADVELKPIHTFNRPVKEYEYYCFAITNIANTELDFKDGTGVYGSNVQANFLIGYDLETRMVSFKPTDCAKL from the coding sequence ATGGCAAGcagtgtcaaatttcattcatgCTTCCTTGTTGCCTCTATTCTCTCATATTATGTTATAGTCCTTTTGGCTAAAGCTCATAATGTTCCCCAAGCACAATTAATACCAGACAGAAATGACAATCTCATGAAGTTCTCAATTGGCACTCCACCAGTTGACATCTATGGCTCTATCGATACAGGTAGTAACCTTGTGTGGACACAATGTCTACCTTGTGATGCCTGCTTCAAACAGATTCATCCCATGTTCGATTCTAAAAGGTCGTCCACATACCGCGAAATTTCTTGTCAATCAGAAGAATGTCGTATACTATTGGATGAAACCACTTGTTCTCCTCAAAATATTTGCAATTACAAGTACGGATATGTTTCTGGTTTGACCAAAGGTGTTTTGGCCAAAgaaaaagttaccattaattctACCTCAGGGCAAGCTGTTTCCTTTGACATTGCTTTTGGATGTGCACACAACACAAGCAGCTTCCATTATGAAGGCCCTGGGATGGGAATCATTGGGTTAGGAGCAGGGCCTTTGTCCTTCGTTTCACAAATTGGTAGCAAGAGGTTTTCTTATTGCATGTTGCCATATGGTACTGATCCTAGTATTACAAGCAAGATAAGTTTTGGCAATGGCAGTGAAGTTGTGGGTGATGGTGTGGTTTCAACACCATTTGTAGGTGGAGATCAATATTATGTGACACTAGAAGGAATTAGTGTTGGAGACACATATGTACCCTTTAACTCTTCAGGTAAGGTTTCTAAGGGCAACATTTGTATCGATTCAGGATCACCACCATTGACTTTGCCACCAGATTTTTATGATCGCTTAGTGGTGGAAGTGAAGGAGCAGATTTCAATTGATCCCATTAAAAATGACACTCTTTTGGGAACACGGCTTTGCTATAGAACTGAAATTACTAATGAAAATGGACCAATATTGACTGTCCATTTTGTAGGTGCAGATGTGGAGTTAAAGCCTATACATACTTTCAATCGACCAGTTAAAGAATATGAATATTATTGCTTTGCAATTACAAATATTGCAAATACTGAGTTGGATTTTAAGGATGGCACAGGAGTGTATGGCAGCAATGTTCAAGCAAATTTTTTGATTGGGTATGACTTGGAAACAAGGATGGTCTCCTTCAAGCCAACTGATTGCGCCAAACTGTAG